CAAAACCTGGGGAAAAAATTGTTAATACCGCAAAACCGGTAGTAAGTAATAGCCCTTTTTATGATGGTTTGATAGGAATATTAACTAGTGTGAAAAACATTCAGGTAAATTATACTAAAAATAGCGGAACTGTTTTGCCGGGATATACACCAAGTGTAGGATTCTTTGGGACTTCAAGACCAACATTAGGGTTTGTTTTTGGAAGTCAGGATGATGTGCGATATGAAGCTGCTAAAAATGGATGGTTGACAGATTATCAGGATTTTAATCAAAACTTTACACAGGTAACAAATAAGCTTTTAAAAATAACAGCAAATATTGATTTACTGCCGGATTTAAAAATCGACTTGGCAATGGATCGCGCTTATTCTCAAAATACATCAGAACAATATAGTGTTGATCCAGTTAGTAGAGAATATTTGCCATTATCTCCATATACTTATGGGATGTTTTCGATTTCGACTGTATTGATAAAGACGGCTTTCTCTAAAAGTGATGAAACACAATCTGCGGCATTTGATGATTTTAGAAACAATCGTTTGATAATTGCAAATCGTCTTGCAGAAGAACATTATGGCTCAGCTCCAATACCAAGATATGATGTAGCTGATGTTCCACCACCACCGGTAGATCCAACGCAGGAAGATCCGTTTAAAAAACAAAGAGAAATTTATGCGGCAAATCAAGGATATCCAATTGGTTATGGCAAAAGCAATCAGGCAGTATTATTACCGTCTTTCCTTGCGGCTTATACCGGAAGTGATGCATCGAATGTTTCAACTGGAATTTTTAGAGATTTCCCAATTCCAAACTGGAGTATTAAATACAATGGTTTAATGCGTTATAAGTTTTTCAAAGATAAATTCAAGCGATTCTCATTACAAAATAATTACAGAGCATCGTATACAATAAACCAGTTCAGGTCTAATTTTGACTATGCTGAAAAGCCGAATGGACAGGATATTAATACCAATTTCTTCAATAAAACGATCATGTCAAATGTCAATTTGGTAGAGCAGTTTAGTCCGCTTATCCGTGTTGATTTTGAGCTGAAGAGTTCATTGCGTATTCTTACCGAGATTAAGAAAGACAGAGCATTATCGATGAGTTTTGATAATAATTTATTGACAGAAGTTAAAGGAATGGAGTATGTTGTAGGAATGGGATATCGTTTTAAAGATGTCATTTTCTCCTCAAGATTAGCAGACAGTCCAACAGGAATTATTAAAAGTGACATCAATATAAAAGCCGATTTTTCTTTTAGAAATAATCAAACGTTGGTTCGTTATTTAGATTATGACAATAATCAATTGGCAGCAGGACAGAACATCTGGTCGTTAAAAATGACAGCAGATTATGCGTTTAGTAAAAACCTAACTGCAATATTTTATTACGATCACTCGTTCTCAAAAGCAGTAATTTCAACATCATTTCCATTGACGAATATTAGATCAGGATTTACACTTAGATATAATTTCGGAAATTAATTTTTAGTTTCTAAACTAGATTTCTTAGAAGATTATTACATTTGTGGCTGAATTACTAAATTATCAATTTTCAAACAACACAATTATGAGCATACCAGCAAATTTAAAGTACACAAAAGATCACGAATGGGTTAGCATCGAAGGCGATGTTGCAACTGTAGGAATTACTCATTTTGCACAAAAAGAGTTAGGAGATATCGTGTATGTTGAAGTAGAAACTTTAGATCAGACACTTGATAAAGATGAGGTTTTTGGAACAGTTGAAGCTGTTAAAACAGTTTCTGATTTGTTTTTGCCTTTAACAGGAGAAATTATTGCTTTTAATGAAAGCTTGGAAAGTGCTCCTGAAACAGTAAATTCTGATCCTTATGGAGATGGATGGATGATTAAAATAAAAATTGCTGATGCATCAGAAATAGAAGGTTTATTATCTGCTGAAGCTTATACACAATTGATCGGTGCCTAAACAGTTACTGTTAATCTGGGCAATTATTTGTTCGGGAATTATTGCTTATTTCTGTCTTATTGATTCGAGTAAGATTCCCATAGTAAATTTTCCGAGCATTGATAAAATTGTGCATTTTTGTTTTCATTTTGGATTTACAATTTCCTGGATTGTATTCTTTAAGAAAGAGCTTAAAGGAAGAGAAGCGGATGATTATAAAGCATATTTGATTTCGTTTATATTTTCTGTTTTTTTTGGAATTACGATCGAGATTTTACAAAGTGTCCTGACAATTACACGAGCATCAGATGTAACAGATGTTTTAGCAAATGCACTTGGTGCAACTATAGCGGTTTTTACCGCAATAGCCTTCAAGAAGCGATTAGATAAAATATAAGAATATAACTACCCACTTCGGTGGGTTTTTTATTGTCTAAAAATCAGGCATTACAAGGAGTTTTTTTTGAATTTAAAATGTATTTTTGTCCCGATTCAATATAATTTCAAAATCATGAATGTCAAGCAATATTTGGATTCGACTTATTTAAAAACTGCCTCTCAAGCCGGACTTACAGAAGCCGAAAATGAGCGCGTAGTAAAGAATGCAATTAGTGAAGCAATTCTGGAAGGATTTAAGTTAATTATGATTCGCCCGGAATATGTGGCTTTAGCCAAAGAAATGATTTTGAAAGCCAATTCGACTTTACTTGTTGGTACCGTTATTGATTTTCCTGAAGGTAAATCAAGTATCGAAACTAAAATCAAAGAAGCAAATGAAGCAATTGAAAATGGAGCAGACGATTTAGATTTTGTTTGTAATTATGAAGCCTTCAAAAGAGGTGAAATTACTTTATTAAAAGAAGAAATTTTATTTGGAACTCAGATAGGTTTAGCAAATAATAAAACAGTAAAATGGATTATTGAAGTTGCTGCCTTAACAGATAAAGAAATTATTCAGCTCTCGGCATTGATAAAAAATGTTGTGATGTCAAACTTTAAAGAAGAGAATTATACTTCTGTTTTTGTAAAATCATCAACGGGCTTTTTTAAAACAGAAGACAATGTTCCAAATGGAGCGACCGTTCCAACTATTATTATGATGTTAGAAAATGCGTCCCCTTTGCAGGTTAAAGCTGCCGGAGGAGTTAGGTCGTATGATGAAGCAATAGAAATGATTCGTTTAGGTGTTAAACGTATCGGAACTTCGGCTGCAAAACCAATTGCAAACGGAGAAAATACCACAAATCAATATTAAATGAAAACCAAAATTTACGTGAATAAGATTTCTTTATCTTTTATTTTTACATTATCTGTCTTATTTGCTTTTTCTCAGGAAAATAATAATGCTTCTATAAAACCAGGCTTTACTGCAGAGCAATTTCCTGTTTTTCCAAATTGTGAAAATTTAGAAGCGAAGAAATTAGAGAATTGTTTTTACAAAGAAGTTCAGGATTTTGTGTTTCAGAATTTTCAAGTTCCTGAAAAATCAAAACAAAATAATTATAAAGGAGAAGTAAAAGTGCTTTTTGAAGTTGATGTTAATGGTGAGTTTAAAGTGATTTATGTAAATGCCGCCAATGACGAATTATCTGAAGAAGCAAAACGTGTTTTTGGTAAATTTCCGAAAATAAAACCTTCAACATATAATGGAAAACCAACGTATTCAAAATATACAATTTCTATTGATATACCATTAAAAAGTTCAGCTCAAATCGCTGAGGAAGCTTTGGCTGCAGCCCAAATTCTAAAACCGGTTGAAAAACCAATGACAGAATTGGATAGTATTGTATATAAAAAATACAATAATCCTGAATTCGAAAGTCATTTGAATATTCCGTTTTCTCATAGTTATTATGCACAATTTGATGGCGCTATGAATCAGGTAGGAACTAACAATCATACCGCTTCTAAGCCCTATACTTATGCCGAAGTTTCTAAATATTATAATTTAAAAGCCGTAAATGAATCACTTCAAAAGAATGTTTCTACTTGGTTAGGACGAAAATGGTGGAATGAAAATTTAGTTCAGATTCAAGGCGAAGACTATTGGTTATCGCTAAATCCTATAGTTGATTTGCAAATGGGAAAAGCTTCAGATCTTGATGCTTCTTATACTTATGTAAATACCAGAGCGCTAAACTTTAGAGGAGGTTTGGGTAAACAGATTAACTTTACAACCACGGTTTTTGAAAGTCAGGGAAGATTTGCGGGTTATTATAATGATTATGCCGAAACTTTAAAACCTTCTGGAGGAAATCCGGCAATTATTCCCGGAGTAGGAATTGCAAAACGATTTAAAACGGATGCTTACGATTTTCCTTTGGCAGAAGCCAATATTACGTATACTCCAAGTAAAATTTTTGATTTTCAGTTGGGTTACGGACGTAATTTTATTGGTGATGGATATCGTTCTCTTCTTGAAAGCGATGGAGCAAGTCCATATCCATATTTTAAAATCAACACGACTTTCTGGAAGATAAAATATACAAACACGTATATGTGGCTTAAGGATGTTCGACCAGATGTTACATTAGAAAAAACATATGCAACAAAATTCATGGCGAATCATTATTTAAGCTGGAATGTTTCTAATAAATTGAACTTAGGTTTTTTTGAATCTGTAGTTTGGACTGATACTAATAATAGAGGTTTTGATGTGAACTTTGTAAATCCAATTATTTTTTATCGTTCCGTAGAATTTGCGTCGTCTTCTAAAAGTGGTAATGCGCTTTTAGGATTCACAGGTAAATACAAGTGGAACAATAATGTTAATTTGTATGGGCAATTCTTGTTGGATGAATTTTCAGTTAGTGATATGGGAAAAGGAGAGCAAAGCTGGAAGAATAAATTTGGTTATCAATTAGGTGCAAAATACTTCAACGCGTTTAAGGTAAAAGATTTGTTGCTGCAATTAGAGTACAATCATGTTCGTCCTTATGTGTATTCTCATAGTGCAGTTATTACCAATTATGGTCACAATAATCAAAGTATTGGGCATCAATGGGGAGGTAATTTTGAAGAACTTGTTGTGATTGGACGCTATCATAAAGGGCGTTATTATGCTGATGGAAAAATAACAGTTGGAACACGAGGGTTGGATTTTGATACCGCAGGAAATAGCTTTAATTACGGAGGTAATATTTATAAAAGTTATGATGTAAATCGTCCATATGATACAGGAGTAAAAGTAGGTCAGGGAAATAAAACAAGTGTTTTTATTGCAGATTTTCAAGGAGGATATGTGATTAATCCAATGACAAACCTTAAATTGTTTGGAAGTTTGATTTATAGAAATTTTGATCCAACGCAAGAAACCGCGACGACTTTTAAGCAAAACACGACTTGGTTTAGCATCGGATTACGTACAGATGTCTTTAATTGGTATTTTGATTACTAGTATTTTTAATAAGATTTTTCGAAATAATTGTGTTAAAGATAGGCAAGTCCTTATTTTGTAAAGGTTTTATTGAAAAAAATCTAATTTTATAGGTCAGGATTCTACAATCTAATTTGTACATTTGCACCACTCAAAAAAAACATACAAACAATTACCGTATTGAACGCTACTAAAAATACATTTTCAATAAAATCAATATTTAACGATTTCAAAGAGATAACAAAGGCTGGTTTGGCTATTAGTGTTTTGTTTTCTTCCATTGCCGGATATTTGTTAGGTGTTAATGATGCGCATCCTTTTAAATGGAGTGTCTTGATTGTTTTGATGATTGGAGGTTATTGCATGGTTGGAGCATCAAATGCTTTTAATCAGGTAATCGAGAAAGATATCGATTCATTAATGGATCGTACTAAAAATCGTCCTGTTCCTTCTGGGCGTATGTCACCAAGAGTGGCTTTGTTTGTGGCAAGTTTGCTTACAATAATTGGAATAACTTTATTGTATACAATCAATGCGAAGTCGGCAATGTTTGCTGCAATTTCAATATTTTTATATACAAGCATTTATACACCTTTAAAAACAGTAACTTCGTTATCAGTTTTTGTTGGTGCATTTCCTGGTGCAATTCCGTTTATGTTAGGTTGGGTTGCGGCAACAGGAGAATTTGGTATTGAAGCCGGAACCTTATTTTTGATTCAGTTTTTCTGGCAATTCCCTCATTTTTGGGCAATTGGATGGTTTTTATATGAAGATTATGAGAAGGCTGGAATCTTTATGCTTCCAACAGGGAAAAAAGATAAAGGAACTGCTTTGCAGATTATATTATATACAGTTTGGCTTATCATAGCGTCATTATTGCCGGTTTTAGGATATACAGGGCAATTGTTTATTACGCCAATCGCAGCAATTTTAGTCTTTTTATTAGGATTGTGGATGTTGTTTTATGCAGT
This genomic window from Flavobacterium sp. 9 contains:
- the gcvH gene encoding glycine cleavage system protein GcvH, which encodes MSIPANLKYTKDHEWVSIEGDVATVGITHFAQKELGDIVYVEVETLDQTLDKDEVFGTVEAVKTVSDLFLPLTGEIIAFNESLESAPETVNSDPYGDGWMIKIKIADASEIEGLLSAEAYTQLIGA
- a CDS encoding VanZ family protein, whose protein sequence is MPKQLLLIWAIICSGIIAYFCLIDSSKIPIVNFPSIDKIVHFCFHFGFTISWIVFFKKELKGREADDYKAYLISFIFSVFFGITIEILQSVLTITRASDVTDVLANALGATIAVFTAIAFKKRLDKI
- the deoC gene encoding deoxyribose-phosphate aldolase, whose product is MNVKQYLDSTYLKTASQAGLTEAENERVVKNAISEAILEGFKLIMIRPEYVALAKEMILKANSTLLVGTVIDFPEGKSSIETKIKEANEAIENGADDLDFVCNYEAFKRGEITLLKEEILFGTQIGLANNKTVKWIIEVAALTDKEIIQLSALIKNVVMSNFKEENYTSVFVKSSTGFFKTEDNVPNGATVPTIIMMLENASPLQVKAAGGVRSYDEAIEMIRLGVKRIGTSAAKPIANGENTTNQY
- a CDS encoding energy transducer TonB; translation: MKTKIYVNKISLSFIFTLSVLFAFSQENNNASIKPGFTAEQFPVFPNCENLEAKKLENCFYKEVQDFVFQNFQVPEKSKQNNYKGEVKVLFEVDVNGEFKVIYVNAANDELSEEAKRVFGKFPKIKPSTYNGKPTYSKYTISIDIPLKSSAQIAEEALAAAQILKPVEKPMTELDSIVYKKYNNPEFESHLNIPFSHSYYAQFDGAMNQVGTNNHTASKPYTYAEVSKYYNLKAVNESLQKNVSTWLGRKWWNENLVQIQGEDYWLSLNPIVDLQMGKASDLDASYTYVNTRALNFRGGLGKQINFTTTVFESQGRFAGYYNDYAETLKPSGGNPAIIPGVGIAKRFKTDAYDFPLAEANITYTPSKIFDFQLGYGRNFIGDGYRSLLESDGASPYPYFKINTTFWKIKYTNTYMWLKDVRPDVTLEKTYATKFMANHYLSWNVSNKLNLGFFESVVWTDTNNRGFDVNFVNPIIFYRSVEFASSSKSGNALLGFTGKYKWNNNVNLYGQFLLDEFSVSDMGKGEQSWKNKFGYQLGAKYFNAFKVKDLLLQLEYNHVRPYVYSHSAVITNYGHNNQSIGHQWGGNFEELVVIGRYHKGRYYADGKITVGTRGLDFDTAGNSFNYGGNIYKSYDVNRPYDTGVKVGQGNKTSVFIADFQGGYVINPMTNLKLFGSLIYRNFDPTQETATTFKQNTTWFSIGLRTDVFNWYFDY
- the cyoE gene encoding heme o synthase; this translates as MNATKNTFSIKSIFNDFKEITKAGLAISVLFSSIAGYLLGVNDAHPFKWSVLIVLMIGGYCMVGASNAFNQVIEKDIDSLMDRTKNRPVPSGRMSPRVALFVASLLTIIGITLLYTINAKSAMFAAISIFLYTSIYTPLKTVTSLSVFVGAFPGAIPFMLGWVAATGEFGIEAGTLFLIQFFWQFPHFWAIGWFLYEDYEKAGIFMLPTGKKDKGTALQIILYTVWLIIASLLPVLGYTGQLFITPIAAILVFLLGLWMLFYAVRLYQLRTAKAARTLMLVSVSYISLLQIIYIVDKFLR